In Nocardioides bizhenqiangii, the DNA window CCGCGGACCTGCTCTACCTGGAGACGGTGGCCGAGGAGTGCTCGGCCGCCGACCGGACGGCGACCGCTGCTGACGGCACCTGCGCCGCGCTCCTCGAGCGGCTCGCTCCGGGGATCGACCCGACCGGTCATCCGCGCGACCTGTCGGAGGGTCAGCGGTTGGCCCTCGCGGTGGCGATCGTGCTCACCGCGGGTCCGCCGGTGCTGCTGCTCGACGAGCCGACGCGAGGGCTGGACTACCCCGGTAAGCACGCGCTGGCCGAGATCCTGCGTGGTCTCGCGGCCGACGGCCGCGCGATCCTGGTCGCCACCCACGACGTCGAGTTCGCCGCCCAGGTCGCCGACGAGGTGGTCGTGCTCGCCGAGGGCGAGGTCGTCTCCAGCGGACCCGTCCGCGAGGTGATCGCCGAGTCGCCGGCGTTCGCGCCCCAGGTGACGAAGGTGCTCGGACCGGGCTGGCTGCGGGTCGACGAGGTGGCCGCCGCCCTCGCCTCGGACGAGACGACCAACGCGGAGGTGCCCTCGTGAACGCGATCGTCCAGGAGGGGCAGCGGGTCGCCGTCCCTCTCCGGCTGCGGTCGGCGGTCGTCCTCGGCATGGCGTCGCTGATCGGGCTGATGATGATCGGCTGGCCGTTGCTGCTCGAGGCCGACCCGACCCAGCGCGTGGACCCGCCGTTCCTCTTCCTCGGCATGTTGCCGGTGATCCTCGCCGTGGTGCTCGCCGAGATCAGCGAAGGCGGGATGGACGCCCGGGTGCTCGCCATCCTCGGCGTCCTCACTGCCGTCAACGCCGTGCTGCGCGGCGTCAGCGCCGGCACGGCCGGGTTGGAGCTGGTGTTCTTCCTGCTGATCCTCGGCGGACGGGTCTTCGGACCCGGCTTCGGTTTCGTGCTCGGCTGCACCTCGCTCTTCGCATCGGCGCTGATGACGGCCGGCGTCGGGCCGTGGCTGCCGTTCCAGATGCTGGTCGCCGGCTGGGTCGGGATGTTCGCCGGTCTGCTGCCGCGACGGGTGACCGGGCGCTGGGAGATCGTGATGCTGGTGGTCTACGGCGTCCTCGCGGCGTACGGCTACGGACTGCTGATGAACCTGTGGGGCTGGCCGTTCATCCTCGGCATCCAGGTGCCCGGCCAGGACGCCACCGACCTGTCCTACGCCCCCGGAGCGCCGCTGCTCGAGAACCTCCACCGGTTCCTCGTCTACACCCTGCTGACCTCGACCGGCGGCTGGGACACCGGTCGCGCGATCACCAACGCGCTCGCGATCGCGGTGCTCGGGCCTGCCGTACTGACCACGCTGCGGCGAGCGGCGCGGCGGGCGCGGGTCGAGCGGCGCTAGGTGCGGGCTCCCAGTCATGCCCTAGCGTCTGGCTCGTGCAGTACGGCCAGTATCCCGCGCCGCGGTTCACCGTCGCCCACCTGAGCGACGTGCACCTGCTCGCGCACGGCGTGAGGCAGTACGGCGCCGTGGTGCCGGAGGACGGGCTGGTGCTGGCCCTCGAGCGGCTGCGCCGGCTCGACCCGGTGCCGCAGGCACTGGTGTTCACCGGCGACCTCGCGGACAAGGCGCAACCCGCGGCCTATGCCCGTCTGCGTGAGCTCGTCGAGCCGGCCGCGGCGGCGATGGGCGCCGAGGTCGTCTGGGTGATCGGCAACCACGACGAGCGCGCGCCGTACGCCCGGGGCCTCTTCGACTCCGACGACGACGGGCCCCAGGACCGGGTGCACGACCTCGGGGGCCTGCGGATAGTCGCGCTCGACACCAGCGTGCCGGGGTACCACCACGGCGCACTGACCGACGACCAGCTCGACTGGCTGCGCGACGTCCTCACCACGCCGGCCGAGCACGGCACGATCCTCGCGATGCACCATCCGCCGATCCCGGTGCCGACCGTCGAGCCGGCCGCGATCGTCGAGCTGCTCGACCAGGACCGGCTCGCTGCCGTGGTCCACGGCAGCGACGTGCGCCAGATCCTCGGCGGCCACTTCCACTACACCTCGCACTCGACGTTCGCCGGCATCCCGGTCTCGGTGGCGTCGGCGAACTGCTACACGACCGACCCGGCGCCGGTCGACCGGCTGATCTCCGGCGTCGACGGCCACCAGGCGTTCAACACGGTGCACGTCTACGACGACCGCGTGGTGCACACCGTGGTCCCGATCCCCGAGGCGCCGGAGGTGGCCGGACAGCCCGCGGCGTTGCGCGAGGCGCTCGAGGCGCTCTCGCCCGAGGAGCGGCGGGAGGTCGTCAGCCGCAAGGACTCCGACTACAACACGAAGTCCGAGTCACACGAGTCACACGAGTCGCGGGACCCGCTCACCGATCTGTAGGAGTCCGCTCCTAGGGCTCGACTACCAGGATCCGGTCGTCCTCGGCAGCCGGGTCGCCGCGCCCGTCGTCGTTGCTCGTGGTCAGCCAGAGCCGGCCGTCGGGGGCGACGACGACGGTGCGGAGCCGTCCGTAGTCGCCGGCGAAGTGGGGGGTGGGCTCGCCGGTCGTCGCGCCGTCGACGGGGATCTGCCAGAGCCGCTCGCCCCGCAGCGCCGCCATCCACAGCGCGCCGTCGAGGTACGCGAGGCCGGACGGCGACGCCTCGTCGACCGGCCAGGTGACCGCTGGGTCGTGGTAGTCAGGCTCCCCACCGGTGCCCTCGACCGTGGGCCAGCCGTAGTCGTCGCCGGCCTCGATCAGGTTGAGCTCGTCGAAGCTGCTCGAGCCGAACTCGCTCGCCCACAGGCGTCCGTCCTCGTCGAACGCCAGCCCCTGGACGTTGCGGTGGCCCCACGACCACACCTCGTCACCGAACGGGTTGCCCGGCGCCGGTTCACCCGCCGGGGTGATGCGCAGGATCTTCCCGGCGTACCCGGTGCGCTCCCGGGCCAGGTCGTCCTCTCCGATCTCGCCGGTGGAGACGTAGAGGAAGCCGTCCGGCCCGAACTCCAGCCGACCGCCGTCGTGGATGAACCCGCCGGGGATGCCGGTCAGGACCGGCTCGGTGTCCCCGAGCCGGTCGCCGTCGAGCTCGGCGCGGACGACCCGGTTGTCCTCCGCCGTGCAGACGTAGAAGTACAGCGAGCGGTCGCGCTCGAAGTCGGGGGAGACCGCAACGCCGAGCAGCCCGGCCTCGCCCTGCGGGGCGGTTTCCGGGATCCGGCCGACCTCGACCACCTCACCCTCGCCGGCACCTTCCGCCGGGGTGATCACCAGCACCCGAGCGGTGTCACGCTCGGTCACCACGGCCCGGCCGTCCGGGAGGAAGTCGAGCCCCCAGGGGACCGAGAGGCCGCTGGCGACGGTGCCGACCACCTCGGGCTTGCCGCCCGCTCCGGTGGTCGGATCACTCGACGGCTCCGGCGGCTCCGTCGTCCTGTCGGTCTCGCTGTCGGTCGACGACCCGGTGGTGGTGGTGGGCGTCTCGGTGTCGTCGGCGTCCGACGGTTCGTCCTCGCCGCAGCCGGCGAGCAGCGCCGACATGGCGACCAGGGCAACGGCCGTACGGCGGGCGCTCATGCCGCCGAGGTTACTCAAGCGGCCCTGACCCCGACCTTCTCCAGAAACTCGAGCAGCAGGTCGTGGACCCGGTCCGGCTGCTCGAGCTGGATGAAGTGCGATCCGCGCAGCTCGAAGTAGTCGGCGTCACGCAGTCGGTCGGCCGCGCGCGCCATGTCGCGGGCGCCGGCGAGGACGTCGTACGTCGCCGCCACGAACCGGGTGGGCACCTCGATGCCGCTCAGCGAGACCCGGGCGTGCTTCGAGGTGCCGAGCGCGATGTGGGCGTACCACTGCACCGGCGTCTTGATGAACTCCTCGATGCCGATCGCCGCGAGCTCGGGGTCCGCGACGGGGAACATGAACCCGCTGTGCGTGATCAGCGCGATCGTGCGTGGACCGATCGGGAGCCGCGTCGTGATCGGGCTGACCGCCCACCCGGTCAGCTTGCCGAGCCGGCAGGCGCCGATGGTGATCAGGCGAGCCACCGGGTGGGGCAGCCGGAACGGCGCCAGCATGGTGCGGAAGGTGTCGCCGGGGACGCCCGCGACGGCGAACAGGCCGGCCACCCGCTCGGGGTGCCGGACCGCCAGCTCGAACATGGTGTTCACGCCCATCGACCAGCCCATCAGCACCGCGCGGTCGATCCCGAAGTGGTCCATCACGGACAGGCCGTCCTCGACGAAGTGCTCGATCTCGACGTGCCGCTTGTCGGCCGGCCGCTCGGAGCCGCCCACGCCGCGGTGGTTCCACGACACGACCCGGACGCCGCAGTCGGGGTCGAGCAGAGCCGGCCACAGGTAGGCGTTGGTGCCGAGCCCGTTGCACAGGACGACGGTCGGCCCGTCGATCACGCCCTCGGGGTCGTTGGTCCACGCCCGGACGTGGGTGCCGTCGTCGGACAGGATGTCGTGGAACGACACCACGGGCGTCGCAGTCGTGTCCGGGGTGGAGGTGGGCATGCCGA includes these proteins:
- a CDS encoding metallophosphoesterase; this translates as MQYGQYPAPRFTVAHLSDVHLLAHGVRQYGAVVPEDGLVLALERLRRLDPVPQALVFTGDLADKAQPAAYARLRELVEPAAAAMGAEVVWVIGNHDERAPYARGLFDSDDDGPQDRVHDLGGLRIVALDTSVPGYHHGALTDDQLDWLRDVLTTPAEHGTILAMHHPPIPVPTVEPAAIVELLDQDRLAAVVHGSDVRQILGGHFHYTSHSTFAGIPVSVASANCYTTDPAPVDRLISGVDGHQAFNTVHVYDDRVVHTVVPIPEAPEVAGQPAALREALEALSPEERREVVSRKDSDYNTKSESHESHESRDPLTDL
- a CDS encoding PQQ-dependent sugar dehydrogenase codes for the protein MSARRTAVALVAMSALLAGCGEDEPSDADDTETPTTTTGSSTDSETDRTTEPPEPSSDPTTGAGGKPEVVGTVASGLSVPWGLDFLPDGRAVVTERDTARVLVITPAEGAGEGEVVEVGRIPETAPQGEAGLLGVAVSPDFERDRSLYFYVCTAEDNRVVRAELDGDRLGDTEPVLTGIPGGFIHDGGRLEFGPDGFLYVSTGEIGEDDLARERTGYAGKILRITPAGEPAPGNPFGDEVWSWGHRNVQGLAFDEDGRLWASEFGSSSFDELNLIEAGDDYGWPTVEGTGGEPDYHDPAVTWPVDEASPSGLAYLDGALWMAALRGERLWQIPVDGATTGEPTPHFAGDYGRLRTVVVAPDGRLWLTTSNDDGRGDPAAEDDRILVVEP
- a CDS encoding ECF transporter S component, with product MNAIVQEGQRVAVPLRLRSAVVLGMASLIGLMMIGWPLLLEADPTQRVDPPFLFLGMLPVILAVVLAEISEGGMDARVLAILGVLTAVNAVLRGVSAGTAGLELVFFLLILGGRVFGPGFGFVLGCTSLFASALMTAGVGPWLPFQMLVAGWVGMFAGLLPRRVTGRWEIVMLVVYGVLAAYGYGLLMNLWGWPFILGIQVPGQDATDLSYAPGAPLLENLHRFLVYTLLTSTGGWDTGRAITNALAIAVLGPAVLTTLRRAARRARVERR
- a CDS encoding alpha/beta fold hydrolase gives rise to the protein MPTSTPDTTATPVVSFHDILSDDGTHVRAWTNDPEGVIDGPTVVLCNGLGTNAYLWPALLDPDCGVRVVSWNHRGVGGSERPADKRHVEIEHFVEDGLSVMDHFGIDRAVLMGWSMGVNTMFELAVRHPERVAGLFAVAGVPGDTFRTMLAPFRLPHPVARLITIGACRLGKLTGWAVSPITTRLPIGPRTIALITHSGFMFPVADPELAAIGIEEFIKTPVQWYAHIALGTSKHARVSLSGIEVPTRFVAATYDVLAGARDMARAADRLRDADYFELRGSHFIQLEQPDRVHDLLLEFLEKVGVRAA